A window of Thermosynechococcus sp. NK55a contains these coding sequences:
- a CDS encoding anthranilate synthase component I, with protein MRPCEPWLWRCLPLRGRTGRAIFQQLFLREPIAVLLESPAQAPTPQARYSICAGSPRRDRQWVLSLGEVLPTLQTFPQATAVPEEVSHLPFAGGWLGWLGYELAWEIEALPPPKPDPLPFPVAFWYEPQAFAVLDHQADRLYLAASSASQLAALQQTLEDPPLEQFLLLPDRPGSIELAAGWQSETYQAAVEQILRHIRAGDIFQANLSARFCHDGRVDPWQQYLRLQQINPSPFASFWQTPWGYIVSCSPERLVQVQGDWVQTRPIAGTRPRGQTPAADRAHAEELRSNTKEQAEHIMLVDLERNDLGRICQWGSVVVDELLSLEYYSHVMHLVSNVRGKLQPRRSPVDVIRALFPGGTITGCPKVRCMEILAALEPFPRNLFYGSCGYWDQRGHLDLNILIRTLLVGRDRQKTWGQVGAGIVADSDPEREWQESLSKAQALLLALGTPTPIATRS; from the coding sequence ATGCGCCCCTGTGAGCCGTGGCTTTGGCGCTGTCTGCCCCTGCGTGGGCGCACGGGTCGCGCTATTTTTCAGCAGTTGTTTTTGAGGGAGCCAATTGCTGTCCTACTGGAAAGTCCAGCCCAAGCCCCCACACCCCAAGCTCGCTATTCCATTTGTGCGGGGTCACCACGGCGCGATCGCCAGTGGGTTTTATCCCTCGGTGAGGTGCTGCCAACATTACAAACATTTCCCCAAGCAACCGCTGTGCCCGAAGAAGTCAGCCATCTGCCCTTTGCAGGAGGGTGGTTGGGATGGCTGGGGTACGAATTGGCATGGGAAATTGAAGCGCTACCCCCGCCCAAGCCCGATCCGCTCCCTTTTCCAGTGGCCTTTTGGTATGAGCCTCAAGCCTTTGCTGTCTTGGATCATCAGGCGGATCGCCTGTATCTGGCGGCTTCGAGTGCGAGTCAACTGGCGGCGCTGCAACAAACTCTTGAAGATCCCCCCCTTGAGCAGTTCCTCTTATTACCGGATCGCCCCGGCAGCATTGAACTCGCGGCGGGCTGGCAGTCCGAGACCTACCAAGCAGCCGTTGAGCAAATTCTCCGCCATATCCGCGCTGGCGATATTTTTCAGGCCAATCTGTCGGCGCGCTTTTGCCATGATGGCCGCGTTGATCCGTGGCAACAATACCTGCGGCTACAGCAGATTAACCCCTCTCCCTTTGCCAGCTTTTGGCAAACCCCTTGGGGCTACATTGTCAGTTGCTCACCGGAACGCTTGGTGCAGGTTCAGGGAGATTGGGTGCAAACACGACCCATTGCCGGTACCCGTCCCCGCGGCCAAACCCCTGCGGCCGATCGCGCCCACGCCGAGGAACTCCGCAGCAATACCAAGGAACAGGCAGAACACATTATGCTTGTGGATTTAGAGCGCAACGACTTGGGGCGAATCTGCCAATGGGGCAGTGTGGTGGTGGATGAACTCCTCAGTTTGGAGTACTACAGCCATGTGATGCACCTCGTGAGCAATGTGCGCGGCAAGTTACAGCCGAGGAGATCCCCCGTGGATGTGATCCGTGCCCTCTTTCCCGGTGGCACCATTACCGGCTGTCCCAAGGTGCGCTGCATGGAGATTTTGGCAGCTCTTGAACCCTTTCCCCGCAATTTGTTCTACGGTTCCTGTGGCTACTGGGATCAGCGAGGGCATCTGGACTTGAATATCCTCATCCGTACCCTCTTGGTGGGGCGCGATCGCCAGAAAACCTGGGGACAAGTAGGTGCCGGTATTGTGGCCGACAGCGATCCAGAACGGGAATGGCAAGAATCCCTGAGCAAAGCCCAAGCCCTGCTCCTTGCCCTCGGAACACCAACGCCCATTGCCACCCGTTCCTAA
- a CDS encoding pentapeptide repeat-containing protein, producing the protein MSASSGRSSDSFDKHGFLSRYAPAIINQNRADQMLADYAKGRRDFRRLDLRGITLEDVNLAGANLSGSDLSNATLINVDLTDAKLIEVQLINAELTDVQLRQANLSRANLRGAKLTHTSLATATLRGTVLPNGRLSD; encoded by the coding sequence ATGTCTGCTTCTTCGGGGCGATCTTCAGACTCCTTTGATAAACATGGTTTTCTCAGTCGCTACGCCCCGGCCATTATTAATCAAAATAGAGCCGATCAAATGCTGGCGGACTATGCCAAGGGGCGGCGTGACTTTCGGCGGCTTGATTTGCGTGGCATCACCCTAGAAGACGTGAATTTAGCAGGGGCAAATCTCAGTGGTTCGGATTTAAGCAATGCCACACTCATCAATGTAGATTTGACTGATGCCAAGCTGATTGAGGTTCAGCTGATCAATGCTGAACTCACGGATGTGCAACTGCGCCAGGCGAATCTTAGTCGAGCTAATCTGCGAGGTGCTAAACTCACCCATACTTCCTTGGCCACGGCAACCCTGCGGGGCACAGTCCTCCCCAATGGCCGGTTGTCGGATTAG
- a CDS encoding PspA/IM30 family protein, with protein MGLFDRVSRVVRSWLNALVGAAEDPEKILEQTMIEMQDNLVTLRQAVAQAIASQKRLEQQFNQNQQQAAEWERRAKIALQHGDEQLALEALSRKKTALNAAMALKGQLEQSVTQVEALKKQMQQLESKIAEARTRKEMLVARARAAKASEQLQQTFSSMNINAPMAAFERMEERVQELEARSQAVAELNSDTLEAKFAALEGGSVEEDLARLKAELANPQLSPSSTPAYDPELEALRRQLEKN; from the coding sequence GTGGGACTATTTGATCGCGTCAGCCGTGTGGTTCGCAGTTGGCTCAATGCGCTGGTGGGTGCTGCTGAAGATCCCGAAAAAATTCTCGAGCAGACCATGATCGAAATGCAGGACAATCTGGTAACACTGCGGCAAGCCGTTGCCCAAGCGATCGCCTCCCAAAAGCGGTTAGAGCAACAGTTCAACCAAAACCAACAGCAGGCGGCTGAGTGGGAACGCCGTGCCAAAATTGCCCTGCAACATGGGGATGAGCAACTGGCGCTAGAGGCCTTGAGTCGCAAAAAAACAGCACTCAATGCAGCCATGGCCCTCAAAGGGCAACTGGAGCAGTCTGTGACCCAAGTAGAAGCTCTCAAAAAACAAATGCAACAGCTTGAAAGCAAGATTGCTGAAGCGAGAACCCGCAAAGAAATGCTAGTGGCACGGGCACGGGCAGCCAAGGCCTCAGAGCAACTGCAACAAACCTTTAGCAGTATGAACATCAACGCCCCAATGGCCGCCTTTGAGCGCATGGAAGAGCGGGTTCAGGAACTGGAGGCTCGCTCCCAAGCGGTGGCTGAACTCAATAGCGATACCCTCGAAGCCAAGTTTGCTGCCCTAGAAGGGGGCAGTGTGGAGGAGGACTTAGCGCGGCTGAAGGCGGAGTTAGCCAATCCGCAACTGTCCCCCAGTAGCACCCCTGCCTACGATCCAGAATTGGAAGCCCTGCGGCGACAACTGGAGAAAAACTAG
- a CDS encoding DUF3365 domain-containing protein, with the protein MVRIFLMALLMASLWIQASPPTLASVNPDELGKVVTAIEQLDQMRIGLASTLEGGTGEPTLDTFKAVCAPVGKQAKEIAAANGWQVRQVALKYRNPNHAPRTALEVQAFNQFDNNRQLQAFWQTDNEGVHYFRRIDVQASCLACHGAKNRRPAFIQEKYPSDRAYGFRVGDLRGIYAVTIPQIQQALQTSP; encoded by the coding sequence ATGGTGCGCATCTTTCTCATGGCTCTGTTGATGGCGTCCCTATGGATCCAGGCTTCCCCGCCCACCTTGGCCAGTGTGAATCCTGATGAGCTGGGGAAAGTGGTCACAGCCATTGAACAGTTGGATCAAATGCGCATTGGCCTTGCCTCTACCCTAGAAGGGGGTACTGGCGAACCGACCCTTGACACCTTTAAGGCCGTCTGTGCCCCCGTGGGCAAGCAAGCCAAGGAAATTGCTGCTGCCAATGGCTGGCAAGTGCGTCAAGTGGCCCTCAAGTATCGCAACCCCAACCATGCCCCGCGCACAGCCCTGGAAGTGCAAGCCTTCAATCAGTTTGATAACAACCGCCAACTGCAAGCCTTTTGGCAAACTGATAACGAAGGGGTGCACTACTTCCGTCGCATTGATGTCCAAGCCAGTTGCCTTGCCTGCCATGGCGCTAAAAATCGCCGTCCTGCCTTTATTCAGGAAAAATATCCCAGCGATCGCGCCTATGGCTTCCGTGTTGGCGATCTGCGGGGCATTTACGCTGTAACGATTCCGCAAATTCAGCAGGCACTCCAAACCTCACCCTAA
- a CDS encoding single-stranded DNA-binding protein, giving the protein MNSCVLFAEVIQAPELRYTQENQMAVATMVVQFASLRSEEPPMSLRTVAWGNLGQKMHAECKVGDRLILEGRLKMDTIDRPEGFKEKRAELVVSRFYTVEGNIVDHPAQPAATVPVTPRVASPPPEPEAGDINLDEVPF; this is encoded by the coding sequence ATGAATAGTTGCGTCCTCTTTGCGGAAGTGATCCAAGCCCCAGAACTGCGCTACACCCAAGAAAATCAAATGGCAGTGGCGACGATGGTGGTGCAGTTTGCCAGCCTTCGCAGTGAAGAACCACCCATGAGTTTGCGAACAGTTGCTTGGGGGAATTTGGGACAAAAAATGCACGCAGAATGCAAGGTAGGCGATCGCCTGATTTTAGAAGGTCGGCTAAAAATGGACACCATTGACCGCCCCGAGGGCTTCAAAGAAAAACGCGCCGAGTTAGTGGTGAGCCGTTTCTACACAGTTGAGGGCAACATTGTGGACCACCCTGCACAGCCCGCCGCCACCGTACCCGTGACACCCAGGGTGGCCTCCCCACCCCCTGAACCTGAAGCCGGGGATATCAACTTGGACGAGGTGCCCTTCTAA
- a CDS encoding energy-coupling factor transporter transmembrane protein EcfT: MDLLRSLPLGLYLEQPITWLHRLDPRVKLAWLMTFLLAPILADVFWRLGLVVSLILLTLVGGIPARVWRRQLLWLLLVGSLILVITALMPDGMAVTYQPRRPLAATVPATSYRYILWQFHAQVGQFPIQLQVSQRSLDLGIRLSTLLFTLLYSTHLFLLTTAPEEVTAGLENLMQPLKRFKLPVAEIALTLTLSLRFIPLVLEEVQNLSRSVRTRAINWRLVGIKGSIKLWLTLAVRLLENLLLRAEQVACAMQVRGFQEPETYDNPWHHLRLQRRDWLALGGLGLFWLIRLGWLGVEHS; the protein is encoded by the coding sequence ATGGATTTGCTGCGATCGCTCCCCCTAGGGCTATACCTTGAACAACCCATCACTTGGCTGCACCGCCTTGATCCACGGGTGAAGTTGGCATGGTTGATGACGTTTCTGTTGGCCCCTATTTTAGCGGATGTCTTTTGGCGGTTGGGGCTAGTGGTCAGCTTAATTCTCCTGACGCTCGTAGGGGGAATTCCGGCACGGGTATGGCGGCGGCAACTGCTGTGGCTCCTCCTGGTGGGTAGTTTAATTCTGGTGATCACAGCTTTGATGCCCGATGGGATGGCTGTAACCTATCAACCCCGCCGTCCCTTGGCAGCGACAGTTCCGGCCACGAGTTACCGCTATATCCTGTGGCAATTTCACGCCCAAGTGGGTCAGTTTCCCATTCAGCTGCAAGTCTCCCAGCGATCGCTGGATTTAGGCATCCGCCTGAGTACCCTCCTGTTTACACTCCTGTACAGTACGCATTTGTTTTTGCTCACCACCGCTCCTGAGGAAGTGACCGCTGGCTTAGAAAATCTCATGCAGCCCCTGAAACGCTTTAAGCTGCCGGTGGCCGAAATTGCCCTGACCTTGACGCTTTCACTGCGGTTTATTCCCTTGGTCTTGGAAGAAGTGCAAAACCTGAGCCGCTCGGTGCGGACTCGTGCCATCAATTGGCGACTTGTGGGCATTAAAGGCAGTATCAAGCTGTGGCTCACCTTAGCGGTACGGCTGTTGGAAAATTTACTCCTGCGGGCAGAACAGGTGGCCTGTGCGATGCAAGTGCGGGGCTTTCAAGAACCGGAAACCTACGATAACCCGTGGCACCATCTGCGATTGCAGCGGCGCGATTGGTTAGCCTTGGGGGGTCTGGGGCTATTTTGGTTAATTCGCTTGGGTTGGTTGGGGGTTGAGCACTCGTGA
- a CDS encoding DUF3122 domain-containing protein, with product MARWERCLLLILLVIPLWLAVSPSSDAMIRTIEEAPNQVVVQSRHSLRDNHGFTWQVILFSRPDQLQLRLVGFPEQYHFRHPDPLVLITSSGQTLTAADDFPKADTVANVGQFDLLPLASQLPRSEPLVLRPPLEEQGIEIAVPAAVVIEWHALMAEV from the coding sequence ATGGCCCGTTGGGAACGTTGTTTACTTTTGATTCTGTTAGTCATTCCCCTGTGGCTGGCGGTGTCCCCCAGTAGCGATGCCATGATTCGCACCATTGAAGAGGCTCCCAACCAAGTGGTGGTGCAGTCGCGGCATTCGTTGCGCGATAATCATGGCTTTACGTGGCAGGTGATTCTCTTTTCGCGTCCCGACCAGTTGCAGTTGCGCTTGGTGGGGTTTCCAGAGCAGTACCATTTTCGCCATCCCGATCCCTTGGTGTTGATCACGTCCAGCGGTCAAACCCTCACAGCTGCGGATGACTTTCCCAAGGCAGACACCGTTGCCAATGTAGGACAGTTTGATCTGTTGCCCCTTGCCTCGCAACTGCCGAGGAGTGAGCCCTTGGTTCTGCGTCCACCCCTAGAGGAGCAGGGGATTGAGATTGCTGTTCCTGCCGCTGTGGTCATTGAGTGGCACGCCCTGATGGCGGAAGTTTAG
- a CDS encoding NAD(P)/FAD-dependent oxidoreductase, producing MARVVVLGAGIGGLPTAYELKHRFGDRHEVILVSDVDRFTFIPGLVAVALGYNSLEHLQVPLERVSRRHRLRWVQGKVQRLAPEEKKIYLPEQTLDYDYLVIATGAELALDTIPGLGIYSHSVCTPAHAVAAQRAWQEFLKEPGDLVVGAAPGASCFGPAYEFLFLAEQALRRHGLRDQVKITFITPEPYVGHLGIGGLANGDQLTRNLIEKRGIETITNAEITAIEPHRILLRDGQVIPFGYSMILPPFRGVAFVRASGLGNEKGFLPLLPTLQHPNFPEIYGVGISVHFPPLEVTPVPMGVPKTGQMTEEMAIAASHNIAVALGELAADPVVPTLDALCFADFGNTGIAYIAAPVIPEPPGGNRRLAYAIQGLWVSWVKAAFERYFLLKMWWGLSVPWFEQWGLRLFFGLSLVRPLQPTVFPEQQPIIKV from the coding sequence ATGGCACGGGTGGTTGTCCTTGGGGCGGGCATTGGTGGATTGCCCACAGCCTACGAATTGAAACATCGTTTCGGCGATCGCCATGAAGTGATCTTGGTCTCTGATGTGGATCGCTTTACGTTTATCCCAGGATTAGTGGCGGTTGCCCTCGGATACAATTCCCTCGAACACCTGCAAGTGCCCCTAGAGAGGGTCAGCCGGCGCCATCGGCTGAGATGGGTGCAAGGGAAAGTTCAGCGGCTTGCCCCTGAGGAAAAGAAAATTTACTTGCCTGAACAAACCCTTGACTACGACTATTTGGTGATTGCCACAGGGGCAGAACTGGCACTTGATACGATTCCCGGGCTCGGTATTTACAGCCATTCCGTGTGTACTCCCGCCCACGCAGTAGCTGCCCAGAGAGCATGGCAAGAATTCCTCAAAGAGCCAGGGGACTTAGTTGTGGGTGCCGCTCCCGGCGCCAGTTGCTTTGGGCCTGCCTATGAATTTCTCTTTTTGGCAGAGCAGGCCCTGCGGCGTCATGGATTGCGCGATCAGGTCAAGATCACCTTCATTACCCCTGAACCCTACGTTGGCCACTTGGGAATTGGTGGGTTGGCCAATGGCGATCAACTCACCCGCAACCTGATAGAGAAACGGGGCATTGAAACAATTACCAACGCTGAGATAACTGCTATCGAGCCGCATCGAATCCTGCTGCGGGATGGACAGGTGATCCCCTTTGGCTACAGTATGATTTTGCCACCTTTTCGCGGAGTGGCCTTTGTGCGCGCCTCTGGCCTTGGCAATGAGAAGGGGTTTTTGCCCTTGCTGCCCACCCTACAGCATCCCAACTTTCCTGAAATCTATGGGGTGGGCATCAGTGTTCACTTTCCACCTTTAGAAGTGACCCCTGTGCCTATGGGAGTGCCCAAAACCGGTCAAATGACGGAGGAGATGGCGATCGCTGCGAGCCACAACATTGCCGTTGCCCTTGGGGAATTAGCGGCTGACCCTGTGGTCCCGACACTGGATGCCCTATGTTTTGCTGACTTTGGCAATACCGGTATTGCCTATATTGCCGCTCCGGTCATTCCGGAACCCCCTGGGGGGAACCGCCGCTTGGCCTACGCCATTCAAGGATTGTGGGTCAGTTGGGTCAAGGCCGCCTTTGAACGCTACTTCCTGCTGAAAATGTGGTGGGGACTGAGTGTCCCTTGGTTTGAACAGTGGGGACTGCGGCTATTCTTTGGCCTTTCCCTTGTGCGTCCCCTGCAACCCACGGTGTTTCCAGAGCAGCAACCCATCATAAAAGTTTGA